Proteins from one Streptomyces sp. NBC_00289 genomic window:
- a CDS encoding oxidoreductase has protein sequence MSTTGATADPLAALGSLPGVAESVESMRKAVDRVYGHRVMRRRSNEITAEAALRGSRGSAALSGADWALEEVRRRTDFSGDDEARVVGASLRLSAEAGQLLSIWRQSPLRVLARLHLVAAAGKNDEVGRPRQDGEPVDEPLIELPLPGAAEVSGRLEGLSELIIAGGSAPALVTAAVVHGELLALRPFTSHNGLVARAAERIVLVGSGLDPKSVCPAEVGHAELGRAAYLAALEGYVSGTPEGMAAWIGHCGRAAELGARESTAVCEALQRGAA, from the coding sequence ATGAGTACGACAGGCGCGACCGCCGATCCGCTCGCGGCCCTGGGTTCGCTGCCCGGGGTGGCCGAGTCCGTGGAGTCCATGCGCAAGGCCGTGGACCGGGTCTACGGGCACCGGGTCATGCGGCGCCGCAGCAACGAGATCACCGCTGAGGCGGCCCTGCGTGGTTCCCGCGGCTCGGCCGCGCTGTCCGGCGCCGACTGGGCCCTGGAAGAGGTACGTCGGCGTACCGACTTCAGTGGTGACGACGAGGCGCGTGTGGTGGGCGCGTCGCTCCGGCTGAGTGCCGAGGCGGGGCAGCTGCTCTCGATCTGGCGCCAGTCACCCCTGCGCGTGCTGGCCCGGCTGCATCTGGTCGCGGCCGCGGGCAAGAACGACGAGGTCGGCCGCCCGCGCCAGGACGGCGAGCCGGTGGACGAGCCGCTGATCGAGCTGCCGCTGCCGGGCGCGGCCGAGGTGTCGGGCCGTCTCGAAGGGCTCTCCGAGCTGATCATCGCGGGCGGTTCGGCCCCGGCCCTGGTGACGGCCGCGGTCGTGCACGGCGAACTTCTCGCGCTGCGCCCCTTCACTTCCCACAACGGCCTGGTCGCGCGCGCGGCCGAGCGGATCGTCCTGGTCGGTAGTGGTCTCGACCCCAAGTCCGTCTGCCCGGCGGAGGTCGGCCACGCCGAACTGGGCCGCGCGGCCTACCTGGCGGCGCTCGAAGGTTATGTCTCCGGCACTCCCGAGGGCATGGCCGCCTGGATCGGCCACTGCGGCCGGGCGGCGGAGTTGGGGGCGCGCGAGTCGACCGCGGTGTGCGAGGCGCTGCAGCGCGGCGCGGCATAA
- the acs gene encoding acetate--CoA ligase: MSNESLANLLKEERRFAPPADLAANANVTAEAYEQAKADRLGFWAAQARRLTWAKEPAETLDWSNPPFAKWFKDGELNVAYNCVDRHVEAGHGDRVAIHFEGEPGDSRAITYAELKDEVSKAANALLELGVQKGDRVAVYMPMIPETAVAMLACARIGAAHSVVFGGFSADALATRIQDADARVVITSDGGWRRGKPSALKPAVDDAVARVDSVEHVLVVRRTGQEVAWNDERDVWWHEIVERQSAEHTPEAFEAEHPLFILYTSGTTGKPKGILHTSGGYLTQTAYTHHAVFDLKPETDVYWCTADVGWVTGHSYIVYGPLANGATQVMYEGTPDTPHQGRFWEIVQKYGVTILYTAPTAIRTFMKWGDDIPAKFDLSSLRVLGSVGEPINPEAWIWYRKNIGADRTPIVDTWWQTETGAMMISPLPGVTETKPGSAQTPLPGISATVVDDEANEVANGGGGYLVLTEPWPSMLRTIWGDDQRFLDTYWSRFEGRYFAGDGAKKDDDGDIWLLGRVDDVMLVSGHNISTTEVESALVSHPSVAEAAVVGAADETTGQAIVAFVILRGTANAEDEGLVADLRNHVGATLGPIAKPKRILPVAELPKTRSGKIMRRLLRDVAENRELGDVTTLTDSTVMDLIQTKLPAASSED; this comes from the coding sequence GTGAGCAACGAAAGCCTGGCCAACCTGCTCAAGGAAGAGCGCAGGTTCGCACCCCCCGCCGACCTGGCGGCGAACGCCAACGTCACGGCGGAGGCGTATGAGCAGGCCAAGGCTGACAGGCTCGGTTTCTGGGCCGCGCAGGCCCGTCGGCTGACCTGGGCCAAGGAGCCGGCCGAGACGCTGGACTGGTCGAACCCGCCGTTCGCCAAGTGGTTCAAGGACGGCGAGCTCAATGTCGCGTACAACTGCGTCGACCGGCACGTGGAGGCGGGACACGGCGACCGGGTCGCCATCCACTTCGAGGGCGAGCCCGGCGACAGCCGTGCCATCACCTACGCCGAGCTCAAGGACGAGGTGTCGAAGGCCGCCAACGCCCTGCTCGAGCTCGGCGTGCAGAAGGGCGACCGGGTCGCCGTCTACATGCCGATGATCCCCGAGACGGCTGTCGCCATGCTCGCCTGCGCCCGGATCGGAGCGGCGCACTCCGTCGTCTTCGGCGGCTTCTCGGCGGACGCGCTCGCGACCCGGATCCAGGACGCCGACGCGCGGGTCGTCATCACCTCCGACGGCGGCTGGCGGCGCGGCAAGCCGTCCGCGCTCAAGCCGGCCGTCGACGACGCGGTCGCGCGCGTGGACAGCGTCGAGCACGTGCTCGTGGTCCGCCGTACCGGCCAGGAGGTCGCCTGGAACGACGAGCGGGACGTGTGGTGGCACGAGATCGTCGAGCGGCAGTCCGCCGAGCACACACCGGAGGCGTTCGAGGCGGAGCACCCGCTGTTCATCCTCTACACGTCCGGCACCACGGGGAAGCCGAAGGGCATCCTGCACACCTCCGGCGGCTACCTCACGCAGACGGCGTACACGCACCACGCCGTCTTCGACCTCAAGCCGGAGACCGACGTGTACTGGTGCACGGCCGACGTCGGCTGGGTGACCGGTCACTCCTACATCGTGTACGGGCCGCTGGCCAACGGCGCGACCCAGGTCATGTACGAGGGCACCCCGGACACCCCGCACCAGGGCCGCTTCTGGGAGATCGTGCAGAAGTACGGCGTGACCATCCTGTACACGGCGCCCACGGCCATTCGTACGTTCATGAAGTGGGGCGACGACATCCCCGCGAAGTTCGACCTCTCCTCGCTCCGGGTCCTCGGCTCCGTCGGTGAACCGATCAACCCCGAGGCCTGGATCTGGTACCGCAAAAACATCGGGGCGGACCGGACCCCCATCGTGGACACCTGGTGGCAGACCGAGACGGGCGCGATGATGATCTCGCCGCTGCCGGGCGTGACCGAGACCAAGCCCGGCTCCGCGCAGACGCCGCTGCCGGGCATCTCCGCCACCGTCGTGGACGACGAGGCGAACGAGGTAGCGAACGGTGGTGGCGGCTATCTGGTGCTGACCGAGCCGTGGCCGTCGATGCTGCGCACCATCTGGGGCGACGACCAGCGGTTCCTCGACACGTACTGGTCGCGCTTCGAGGGCAGGTACTTCGCCGGCGACGGGGCGAAGAAGGACGACGACGGTGACATCTGGCTCCTCGGGCGCGTCGACGACGTGATGCTGGTGTCGGGCCACAACATCTCCACCACGGAGGTCGAGTCGGCGCTCGTCTCGCACCCGTCGGTCGCCGAGGCGGCCGTCGTCGGCGCGGCGGACGAGACGACCGGGCAGGCCATCGTGGCCTTCGTCATCCTGCGGGGCACGGCGAACGCCGAGGACGAGGGGCTCGTCGCGGACCTGCGCAACCACGTCGGTGCCACCCTCGGCCCGATCGCCAAGCCGAAGCGCATCCTGCCGGTGGCCGAGCTGCCGAAGACCCGCTCCGGCAAGATCATGCGGCGGCTGCTGCGCGACGTGGCGGAGAACCGCGAACTCGGCGACGTCACCACCCTGACCGACTCCACGGTCATGGACCTCATCCAGACGAAGCTGCCGGCGGCGTCCAGCGAGGACTGA
- a CDS encoding HAD family hydrolase: MGCAYARGVENHSLPRTAAFFDLDKTVIAKSSTLTFSKSFYQGGLINRRAALRTAYAQFVFLAGGADHDQIERMRKYLSALCRGWNVQQVKEIVAETLHDIIDPIIYDEAASLIEEHHTAGRDVVIVSTSGAEVVEPIGELLGADRVVATRMVVGDDGCFTGEVEYYAYGPTKAEAVRELAQSEGYDLERCFAYSDSATDLPMLKSVGHPHAVNPDRALRREALARGWPILDFHRPVRLKQRFPAFSVPPRPALVAAAAIGAAAATAGLVWYASRRRAVIA; this comes from the coding sequence ATGGGCTGCGCCTATGCTCGGGGCGTGGAAAACCACTCCTTGCCCCGCACAGCGGCCTTCTTTGACCTGGACAAGACGGTCATTGCGAAGTCGAGCACGCTCACCTTCAGCAAGTCCTTCTACCAAGGCGGCCTGATCAACCGCAGAGCCGCCTTGCGCACCGCATATGCCCAGTTCGTCTTCCTCGCGGGCGGCGCCGACCACGACCAGATCGAGCGCATGCGCAAGTACCTGTCAGCGCTGTGCCGAGGATGGAACGTCCAGCAGGTCAAGGAGATCGTCGCCGAGACGCTGCACGACATCATCGACCCGATCATCTACGACGAGGCCGCCTCCCTCATCGAGGAGCACCACACCGCCGGCCGTGACGTCGTGATCGTGTCCACCTCGGGGGCCGAGGTGGTCGAGCCGATCGGCGAACTGCTCGGCGCGGACCGTGTGGTGGCGACCCGCATGGTCGTGGGAGACGACGGCTGCTTCACCGGAGAGGTGGAGTACTACGCCTACGGGCCCACGAAGGCGGAGGCGGTCAGGGAACTCGCCCAGTCGGAGGGGTACGACCTGGAGCGCTGCTTCGCCTACAGCGACTCGGCCACCGACCTGCCGATGCTGAAGTCGGTCGGCCACCCGCACGCCGTGAACCCGGACCGCGCGCTGCGCCGGGAGGCACTCGCGCGCGGGTGGCCGATCCTGGACTTCCACCGACCGGTGCGGCTCAAGCAGCGGTTCCCCGCGTTCTCCGTGCCGCCCCGTCCGGCGCTCGTGGCGGCCGCGGCCATAGGCGCCGCGGCCGCCACGGCCGGTCTTGTCTGGTACGCCAGCCGACGCCGGGCCGTGATTGCCTGA
- a CDS encoding bifunctional SulP family inorganic anion transporter/carbonic anhydrase, with translation MSACVPTRAADSSRTERAHQAHSPPPAPPRRFRVAGADLSASIAVFLIALPLSLGIALATGAPLQAGLVAAAVGGLVAGWLGGAPLQVSGPAAGLTVVTADLIHHYGWRTTCAITVLAGFAQIGLGCLRVARTALAVSPAIVHGMLAGIGVTIAVAQLHIVLGGTPQSSVLDNLRSLPHQLANLQPAAVSASVLTLTLLLLWPRIPGRAGRLLRRVPAALVAVAGATLAVSLAGLTLPKVDLPSWSSHALAGLPEGPLLGLVAAVLTTTLVCSVQSLLGAVAVDKLVTGRPGLPARVGRSDLNRELFGQGAANIVSGTLGGLPVAGVAVRSSANVNAGAVSRNSTMLHGVLVVVAALLMVPILEFIPLASLAALVMAVGIQMVSLHHIRTVTRHREVLVYVVTTLGVVVLGVLEGVALGIAVAVSVALNRLAHTRITHEEKEGAHYVHVRGQLTFLAVPRLSRTLHLVPQGTHAVVELDGSFMDHAAYEALHDWQNTHIARSGSVELTGCRAATRNAEPPVPLPPDLAPVGVIPMAGCRCRPWTPWRNHQCELPQLAPAPGGHLDGAAAKGPDGDGGTDQSGTSGPGGSAVASGTGVVSGAGVGSGTSSDGDVKARSNAGSGAGRGSSGHELARGISAFHRNTAPLVRDELARLAREGQRPTQLFLTCADSRLVTSMITSSGPGDLFVVRNVGNLVPLPGQESGDDSVGAAIEYAVDVLKVRSITVCGHSGCGAIQALLSSEPGGAQTPLKRWLRHGLPSLERMADESRPWAGIAGRAPADAVEQLCLTNVVQQLEHLRGHESVDRALREGELELHGMYFHVGEAQAYLLVGADDGELFDHVRSADLPA, from the coding sequence ATGTCAGCCTGCGTCCCCACCCGCGCCGCCGACTCGAGTCGGACCGAGCGCGCCCACCAAGCCCACAGCCCGCCACCGGCCCCGCCCCGCCGCTTCCGTGTAGCGGGCGCCGACCTCTCGGCCTCGATCGCGGTCTTCCTGATCGCCCTACCGCTGTCTCTCGGCATCGCCCTTGCCACGGGCGCGCCCCTTCAGGCCGGCCTCGTGGCGGCCGCCGTCGGAGGGCTGGTCGCCGGATGGCTCGGCGGCGCCCCGCTCCAGGTCAGCGGCCCCGCCGCCGGCCTCACGGTCGTCACGGCCGACCTCATCCACCACTACGGATGGCGTACGACGTGCGCCATCACCGTGCTCGCCGGATTCGCCCAGATCGGCCTCGGCTGCCTGCGCGTGGCCCGCACCGCCCTCGCCGTCAGCCCCGCCATCGTGCACGGAATGCTCGCGGGCATCGGCGTCACCATCGCCGTCGCCCAACTGCACATCGTTCTCGGCGGCACTCCGCAGAGCTCCGTCCTCGACAACCTGCGCTCGCTGCCTCACCAACTGGCCAACCTGCAGCCTGCCGCCGTCTCGGCGAGTGTGCTGACCCTCACCCTGTTGCTGCTCTGGCCGCGGATTCCGGGGCGGGCAGGGCGTCTGCTGCGCAGAGTTCCGGCCGCGCTCGTGGCGGTCGCCGGGGCGACGCTGGCCGTCTCACTCGCCGGGCTGACCCTGCCCAAGGTCGATCTGCCCTCCTGGAGCAGCCACGCCCTGGCCGGACTCCCCGAGGGTCCGCTGCTCGGCCTCGTCGCCGCCGTACTCACCACCACGCTGGTGTGCAGCGTGCAGTCACTGCTCGGGGCGGTCGCCGTGGACAAGTTGGTGACGGGGCGTCCGGGTCTGCCCGCCCGGGTCGGCCGGTCCGACCTGAACCGCGAACTGTTCGGACAGGGCGCCGCCAACATCGTCTCCGGCACACTCGGCGGCCTCCCGGTCGCGGGGGTCGCCGTCCGCAGTTCGGCGAACGTGAACGCGGGTGCCGTGAGTCGGAACTCCACGATGCTGCACGGCGTTCTCGTAGTAGTCGCCGCACTGCTGATGGTCCCGATCCTGGAGTTCATCCCGCTCGCCTCGCTCGCCGCCCTGGTGATGGCCGTCGGCATCCAGATGGTGTCCCTGCACCACATCCGTACGGTGACCCGCCACCGAGAAGTACTCGTCTACGTCGTCACCACACTCGGCGTGGTGGTCCTCGGCGTCCTGGAGGGCGTCGCGCTGGGGATCGCCGTCGCCGTCTCCGTCGCCCTGAACCGCCTCGCCCACACCCGGATCACCCACGAGGAGAAGGAAGGAGCCCATTACGTACACGTACGGGGGCAGTTGACGTTTCTCGCGGTTCCGCGGCTCAGCCGGACCCTGCACCTCGTCCCCCAGGGGACCCATGCGGTCGTCGAGTTGGACGGATCGTTCATGGACCACGCGGCGTACGAGGCTTTGCACGACTGGCAGAACACGCACATCGCGCGGAGCGGCTCCGTCGAGCTGACCGGCTGCCGCGCCGCGACCCGCAACGCCGAGCCCCCGGTCCCCCTACCTCCCGATCTCGCTCCGGTCGGCGTGATCCCGATGGCGGGCTGCCGTTGCCGCCCCTGGACCCCCTGGCGCAACCACCAGTGCGAGCTTCCCCAGCTCGCACCCGCACCGGGCGGGCACCTGGACGGAGCAGCCGCAAAGGGTCCCGACGGGGACGGCGGGACCGACCAGTCCGGAACAAGCGGACCGGGCGGATCCGCAGTCGCGTCGGGCACGGGGGTCGTGTCGGGCGCGGGAGTCGGCTCGGGCACCAGTTCCGACGGCGACGTCAAGGCCAGGTCCAACGCCGGCTCCGGAGCAGGCCGCGGATCCAGTGGGCACGAACTGGCGCGAGGCATCAGTGCGTTCCACCGCAACACCGCCCCCCTGGTCAGGGACGAGCTGGCGCGGCTGGCGCGCGAGGGGCAGCGGCCGACTCAGCTCTTCCTCACCTGTGCCGACTCGCGGCTGGTCACCTCGATGATCACCTCCAGTGGTCCCGGCGACCTCTTCGTGGTGCGCAACGTGGGCAACCTCGTCCCGCTGCCCGGCCAGGAGAGCGGGGACGACTCGGTAGGAGCGGCCATCGAGTACGCGGTGGACGTGCTGAAGGTGCGCTCCATCACGGTGTGCGGGCACTCCGGGTGCGGGGCCATACAGGCCCTGCTCAGCTCCGAGCCGGGCGGTGCCCAGACACCGCTCAAGCGGTGGCTGCGACACGGGTTGCCCAGTCTGGAGCGCATGGCCGACGAGAGCCGGCCGTGGGCCGGGATCGCCGGACGGGCGCCCGCCGACGCCGTCGAGCAACTCTGCCTGACCAACGTGGTCCAGCAGTTGGAGCACCTGCGTGGCCACGAGTCGGTGGACAGGGCCCTGCGCGAGGGGGAGTTGGAGCTTCACGGGATGTACTTCCACGTGGGCGAGGCACAGGCCTACCTGCTCGTCGGGGCGGACGACGGTGAGCTGTTCGACCACGTCCGGTCGGCCGACCTGCCCGCGTGA
- a CDS encoding ATP-binding protein — protein MKIAFVGKGGSGKTTLSSLFIRHLAASGAPVIAVDADINQHLGPALGLDEAAAAALPAMGERLPLIKDHLRGSNPRIASAEVMIKTTPPGEGSRLLRVCENNPVYDACARPVELDGGAVRLMVTGPFTEADLGVACYHSKTGAVELCLNHLVDGPGEYVVVDMTAGSDSFASGMFTRFDITFLVAEPTRKGVSVYRQYKEYARDFGVVLKVVGNKVQGQDDLDFLRAEVGDDLLATVGHSDWVRALEKGRPPRFDLLEDANRRALRLLHTAVDATYELRDWERYTRQTVHFHLRNAQSWGNARTGIDLAAQIDPGFVLGEGVTANA, from the coding sequence ATGAAAATTGCTTTCGTCGGGAAGGGCGGCAGCGGCAAGACCACCCTGTCCTCCCTGTTCATCCGCCACCTCGCGGCGTCCGGCGCCCCGGTCATCGCGGTCGACGCCGACATCAACCAGCACTTGGGCCCCGCCCTCGGCCTGGACGAGGCGGCCGCCGCCGCGCTGCCCGCGATGGGCGAGCGACTGCCGCTGATCAAGGACCACCTGCGCGGCTCCAACCCACGGATCGCCTCCGCCGAGGTGATGATCAAGACGACTCCGCCCGGCGAGGGCTCACGGCTGCTGCGGGTGTGCGAGAACAATCCGGTCTACGACGCCTGCGCCCGGCCGGTGGAACTCGACGGCGGCGCCGTCCGTTTGATGGTCACCGGCCCGTTCACCGAGGCCGATCTGGGAGTGGCCTGCTACCACTCCAAGACCGGCGCGGTGGAGCTCTGCCTGAACCACCTCGTCGACGGCCCCGGCGAGTACGTCGTCGTCGACATGACGGCGGGCTCCGACTCCTTCGCCTCCGGCATGTTCACCCGCTTCGACATCACGTTCCTCGTCGCCGAACCGACTCGTAAGGGGGTCTCCGTCTATCGCCAGTACAAGGAGTACGCCCGCGACTTCGGCGTTGTCCTGAAGGTCGTCGGCAACAAGGTGCAGGGCCAGGACGACCTCGACTTCCTCCGCGCCGAGGTCGGGGACGACCTGCTCGCGACGGTCGGGCACTCGGACTGGGTGCGTGCCCTGGAGAAGGGCCGGCCGCCCCGGTTCGACCTCCTGGAGGACGCCAACCGCCGCGCCCTGCGCCTGCTGCACACGGCCGTCGACGCGACGTACGAGCTGCGCGACTGGGAGCGCTACACACGGCAGACGGTGCACTTCCACCTGAGGAACGCCCAGTCCTGGGGCAACGCGCGTACCGGGATCGACCTGGCGGCGCAGATCGACCCCGGATTCGTACTCGGCGAGGGAGTGACAGCGAACGCCTGA